The Solanum pennellii chromosome 4, SPENNV200 genomic interval TAGCGGAAACTTAAGCAGTCTATTAGGCATATCATTCAGAAAACATGCATCAAAAGTAAACAAGAAAAATGTTGACTAACTAAACCCTTGGGAAACACTTGCTAAAGATTATCTCTTTAGCATATGTACAATTTGATACAGAGCTTATGAACTACTGTCATAATTGAAATTTCTCTCAACCATTTACAAGATCTGACAAAACACATATTTACAGCAGTACAACATTTGAGTTGCTACGGTTTGCACCATCATCTATACATTGTCAAAGAGGATCTTTACCTCATGCAAAACTTTTCTCCTGAAAACAGCAGATTCATCAACTCCTTGGAGAAGAGGAGACTCGTCTTCAGGAAAATTACTGTTCATGGTCACTTACCTACCAATAGTTGCCACAGGAACAATAACCATCTTTAAAGTGATGCAAGCACTTTGAGTCATGTATGTATATTTCACGTTCATATTTCTGAGAAACAAGTTTGGCAATCCTATGGCAATCTTCACACATTCTGAGGTTCTTAACAATTCTTATCACTCGAGAAGATTGAGGACTGTTAATGAGGGCAAAAGAAAGTGCAAGCTTCTCACTATGAACTCTAGTAATATCTTCGTTCTCCTCTTCTTTGATGCAAAGCCTATTGCAAGAGCTGGATCCCTCCATTTtaacttcctttctttttatCCAAGAATCTGGAACCTCAGAATTACATTGCTGACCTGAGGCAAAAGCATGGACCACATTGTTGATCTCAGTCCAGCTCCAACTAAGAGGCTCTTCATGATGATTTCTTTTTCTAGGTCGCATCACTGTTTCTGATTCTTCAGAAATCCCACGTAGTACATATAACTGTAAAAGTAACTGATGGATCACTACATTTCCAGGATCCAGTTTGAGTAATTGTTCCCCAGCATGGATGGCTAAATTCAAATTACCATGCACACGAGAAGCAGTCAGCAATGCACCCCATATAGATATATCATGCTCCATGGTCATATTGTCTATAAAATTAATTGCTTCTTCAAGTTTACCTGAGCGTCCATATAAATTAACCATAGCCACACAATGTTCTAGACCTGGAACAACCCGATACTCTTCGGACATGCTAGAGAACATACGCTTCCCCTCTTCAACCATTTTGGCTAGACCATAAGACAATATCACACTGGAGAAAGTACCCCTATTTGGTTTAAGCCCTGCCTCTTCCATTTGATGAAATAACTTTGTTGCCTCACTGGAAAAGCCATGTAAAACATAACCAGCAATCAATGTGTTCCAAGAAATGATATCTTTGGTTGACATCACGTCAAATATTGTTTTCGAGTATTGTAATCCCCCAGACTTGGAGTATGTGTCTATAAGAGAATTAGCAATGGACAGCTCATTTTCTAGATTGCAACGCAAAACACAACAATGGATCTCTTTCACCTTCTTTGCGCCAATTAGGTTTGCACATGCTGGTAGGATGGACAGAATGGTAACTGTGTTTGGCTTAAAACCAGATGACTGCATTTTCCGGAATATACCCAATGCTTTGTCTTTCTGTCCATTATGCAAATAGCCAGCAATGAGAGCATTCCATGAAGCAGCATCCCGCTCAACGTTCCCATCCTTCTCCATCCTCCAGAAAAGATCCAATGCTTGATCCTCATCACCATTTTGCATGTGTCCTGTAATCAGCACATTCCACGTGATTACATTAGGTGATACCGCAAACTCATGCATCTTCATAAAAAGATCATAGGCCTTTCCACAGCACCCAGCTTGGCAGTACCCTCCAATCAAGGAATTCCAACTGTATACATCTTTCTCTGGGATCATATCAAAGACCAGCCGAGCAGCTTCGAGTTTACCACACTTGGAATATAAGTCAACCAAAGCATTCCCAACAATTACCCCTCCATCAAATCCCAACTTAAAAACCAACGAGTGGAGCTCTCTTCCCTTCCtcaggtccttaagagatgcaCAAGCCGAAACTGTGCTTGTAAGTGTAACTTCACTTGGTGTAACCCCATTCAAAATCATCTCCCGGAACAATTCTAGCGCCTGCCTGTTCCTGTTATGTTGAGACATACCTGAAATTAGACAAGTCCATGTAAAAACATCAGGCATTATTCCATTACCCTCCATCTCCTTCATAACCTCCAGGGCCTCATCACACCTGCCTAGCTGATTATAGCTTGCTATCAATATATTCCAGGTAATCAAACCTGGTTCTACACCTCCAAGACGCATCATGTTCAATAACCTCCGTGCCTCAACAATATCACCCTTGTGACAATATGCCATTATAATTGAATTCCAAGACACTGTATCCCTCATCTCCATACTCTCAAAAATCCTCTTTGCAGAACCTAATAACCCACATTTTGCATAAACAGCCAGAAGCGAATTATTTACACGAATCTCAGAACCCATTCCACATCGAATCGCTATAGAATGAATCAACATACCAGTCTCAACATCCCCACAATTAGCACACGCTTGCAAAATCTTTGGGAACAAAAAGCTATCAGGTAAAACACCATCCCCCATCATCATATAAAAAAGCTCCATAACTTCACTCCATCTACTATCTCTCGAACAAGCACCGACCATAGCAGACCAAGCAAATAAATCCCTTTTACGCATTTTATCAAACATCTCATACGCTTCTTGTAAAGACCCACATTTCGAATACATCCCTAACAACTTAGTTTCAATAAAAGGGTCAACTTTTTCTAGTAAAATATTCATTTCCTTATGAAGTTTACGACCTAAATACAGTGACTTTTCATTGATGCAAGATTCTATCAGTCTTGAAAAAGTTTCGGTTTTTACCTTATACCCATATTGGGAAATGGATTCAAGAGTTGTTATGGCTTCACTGAGGCGCCCATTTTTGCAGAGATAATCCAAATGGGTATCTGTTAATCTTGATTCCTCTGTATTGGGTACAAAATTGATGGGTACTTTTGTTTTTGGATGATAATTTTGAGGTAATTCTGAAATTGTTGGAAAAATTGATTTACAAGGAAGAATTACACTCTCCATTAGAGAGTACCCagtttttccttcttctttttttggagTTTATGATCACTTTGAGTGAGCGATGAATGAGTTGCAGAGAGCCATAGGAAGTGCAGCCATGATTCTACTTTGAACCAAACAGAAATTGACAACTCGGATTATCCATAACTAACCTCACTTGGGCCAACGCTTGGTTAGAAACCCAACTTCAGTATTGGGCTTACGGCCTTTCTGAGTTATGCCTAATTAAAGTGGTTATCCACACATATAATTCGGAATCAATCCCCTTCAATGCCTTTTGAGTAGAACCTGTTGCTTAGGGCTTGTTTAACGCAGTTTACATTCCCTGTGTGGTTTGTAGGCTATTACACAGTGAGGGGTTTACCCAAAGTTATGTATATATCTTGATTACATGAGATTAAAATTGGGGGTAATTTGTTCCACATACCTTGCATCCAAGTGGATTCACATGTATTTGGTATATGTATCTGACGCGTCATGTATTTTAGATACACGATGTTAAAATTAGGCGTAGTTTGTTCTAGATACATTGTATCCAAGTGAATTTACATGTATATGAGATACACTAACTCTCTCGCTAGTCGCTAGCCTGTCTTCTCTCTActctctcgctcacctctctccttgTGTATTCgtatttcaaaatatatctgaaatatatttgttatcctatatacatgtatctagtgtgattcacatgtattttgGATACACTAACTTTCTCACTCGCCTCCCTCCTATTCGATCG includes:
- the LOC107018046 gene encoding pentatricopeptide repeat-containing protein At1g19720, which translates into the protein MESVILPCKSIFPTISELPQNYHPKTKVPINFVPNTEESRLTDTHLDYLCKNGRLSEAITTLESISQYGYKVKTETFSRLIESCINEKSLYLGRKLHKEMNILLEKVDPFIETKLLGMYSKCGSLQEAYEMFDKMRKRDLFAWSAMVGACSRDSRWSEVMELFYMMMGDGVLPDSFLFPKILQACANCGDVETGMLIHSIAIRCGMGSEIRVNNSLLAVYAKCGLLGSAKRIFESMEMRDTVSWNSIIMAYCHKGDIVEARRLLNMMRLGGVEPGLITWNILIASYNQLGRCDEALEVMKEMEGNGIMPDVFTWTCLISGMSQHNRNRQALELFREMILNGVTPSEVTLTSTVSACASLKDLRKGRELHSLVFKLGFDGGVIVGNALVDLYSKCGKLEAARLVFDMIPEKDVYSWNSLIGGYCQAGCCGKAYDLFMKMHEFAVSPNVITWNVLITGHMQNGDEDQALDLFWRMEKDGNVERDAASWNALIAGYLHNGQKDKALGIFRKMQSSGFKPNTVTILSILPACANLIGAKKVKEIHCCVLRCNLENELSIANSLIDTYSKSGGLQYSKTIFDVMSTKDIISWNTLIAGYVLHGFSSEATKLFHQMEEAGLKPNRGTFSSVILSYGLAKMVEEGKRMFSSMSEEYRVVPGLEHCVAMVNLYGRSGKLEEAINFIDNMTMEHDISIWGALLTASRVHGNLNLAIHAGEQLLKLDPGNVVIHQLLLQLYVLRGISEESETVMRPRKRNHHEEPLSWSWTEINNVVHAFASGQQCNSEVPDSWIKRKEVKMEGSSSCNRLCIKEEENEDITRVHSEKLALSFALINSPQSSRVIRIVKNLRMCEDCHRIAKLVSQKYEREIYIHDSKCLHHFKDGYCSCGNYW